The Anas acuta chromosome 1, bAnaAcu1.1, whole genome shotgun sequence genome segment TAGAAATGGTTGGAAGGTGTGGACAACCACGTGCTTCATTCTCTACTGTGACAAGGGATAATACAACAACACACATTCCTTTGCACTCGAAATGGCTGTAATTTAAAATAGCTCGTTGGCtgtgctttttaataaataaataaataaataaatattgaacaACCTCAAAAATGTCTCGCAGATGTTAagcttaataaaaacaaagctaattGAATACCTTTGAAGATGAAGTGTTTGGGATTAAGTGAGGCCAATGCTTCTCATTGAGTCACGCATTGAAAGACTGCTTTGTGAAACGAGATTAAAATTTCGCTCTTCCAGTGTCCTGACAACTGAAGTACAAGCACACCATCAATTTGTAATTTCTGGTGAAGGGGGCTGGAGAAATTTCATGTCTTCTCAGTAACTACACTGCTCATCTGTTAGAACAGGGCCTTTGGGCCTGTCCGTGGTCTTGATTTAACCAAAGCAATTTGTCGGGCCCAGGTCAAACTTTTAAATTGCTTCAGCTGACCTAAAATTGCATTCTTGTACAGCAGTGATAAACTACACTGTGTAACTCAGTGTCTCTATTAAGGAGAAGGCATTGCAAGAGAAAGGTCCAAAGCAGTGCCCAGCCCATGAGCAGATGTTCACAATCGGTCCCAGTGCCGTACGCGCTGACTTTCGGCACCACCCATTTGTATCATTCAGCCCTTCTTCAGATAACCTCTAAAATCTCTGTGTGTTCACACGTACAAAGGGACTAGCCACAAAATATGTGATTGTACAGTGAAACTCATTGCTACAGGAGCTCGTGAAAGGTGAGAAGTGTTAAAAAAGACTCAGACACATGCAAGGAGTGCTCATAAAAAGACCAGCCTCATGATCCAGATGCAACCTTTGAATCAGAAGGCCCTACAGCACTGACTTGAGAATTAAAACATATGCATGCATGGAGGGATTAAACATGCCTGCTTCATTCCTTTCCCTGCTGGAAACATTTGTGATGGAGGGGTTATTAGGAAAGACAGCACTTCACACTCTCAGAGTAGCGCTTTTCTCCAAGTAGACATCCCCTCTgggtctgctgctgctcccctatTCATGTGCACTTGATTGAAACCcatgaaaattaataaatatatccTTTAAAGTTTGCTTGTTCCCCTCTTTAAGCAAAGATACTGATCAAAAATGTCAGTCACAGGCcttctgaaaataacaaaattgcttgaaagcagaaataatttatCCTGCAGTGATGCCACTGGGGTTtagtgctgctgtgcagcatcCACAGAGCGAAGCTACACAGTGACCCTAAATTAATCctgagaaaaacagcagcaggaggagattCTGGAAAATGCCGGCAGGGTCTGAAAGGGTCTGTTGCCATTACACCCCTGAGACTTAAAGTATCTCCAGTAAAATACAAGTGGCTGCTGTTTAACCCTGTAATTTAGCTGTGTCTATAGCATGGTTAGATTTCAGCTCTGAGTAAAGCTCTCCAAGTCAAGGCAGCTCACCACAGTGCCAACAGTGTTTTTCCTGATGGATCTGAcacctttaaatattttctttctcatccaAGAAAACTTACGTTTTTTCTTCAAGTCAGTGTCAGGCCCAGCCATTTTGGGGATGGAAGCCCTTGGGGAGCTCCAAGAATgtaggaggaggagaaggaaggggagatggtaggagggagaagaggaggaggactgGCTTGCAAAGCACCTCATGTAGGAGGGGCTGGACCTGGTTCAAGTAAACGTGTATGATAGTCTTCCATATAGGGAAAGAACAGGAGAAGCGATAATGGGAAAAGCATTTCACTGGAGGGGATCAGATAAGAATAGACCTGTTATGTTTACATGGCACCTTCCCCAGATGTGCTTTGATAGCTTGCTTACTGGCAGTGAGCTGCTGACGCATTCCTGAGGCTGCCATCCACATTATCTCCAAACTTGGCTGTATTTTTAGAAGGAAACTCAAGCCACAGTTGCTGGACACAGCAACTGTTGTGGCAACACATCCTTAGGTAACCCATACGCAGTAGGACATCAGACTGGGGAAGCGCGGTCAGCTGCGAGCACTGGGCACTGAAAAACTTAGCTCCGAGATCACTTCTCCCTTCTGATTTTCCTGGAACCAAAACACCTCCCTCCTGAACAAAGTTGCACTGTTTTGCTTCCTCAgttctctgcttctctctggcCATGTTTCCATACTCTTTCCATCTGAGCCTGCATGCTGTCACCTTATGCCTAAAACTCAGTCTTTAGCCCACAGGTCAGTTCAGAGGGAATTATCTTAGCCCATGGCCCTGCGGAAGTACAGGAACTGCACTGGTGCATTGTCACCCACTGCCAGGGCAGAGGAGTAAAACACAAGCATCCCCCCGTCCTACTAGGGGCAGAAAGAAACACTTTACAAGTAAAGCCAAGTTTACTGTTAGTGTAATTAAAATCTTAAGTGTCCAAACAAGTGTCTATTTATTATAGAAAAACTAAATCCAGTTAACATAGTTAAATATATACTGCCTAGTATCTACCCTTTCCACTGCCTTGCTGGCTCCTGAGTTCACTGGATTCAGCCTGCGTGGGACAGCTGCAGCCAGAAATCAGCAGTCCCAAGCCCTTCACAAGGAGTGTGGGGTTAACGCTTGATTTTTCCTCATCCTGGTGGCTGGGGCTACTACGTGTTTCCTGACACACCTTGCACCCTGTGCCACAGCTTTCATGCCCCCTGCTGTATTGGACTTGTATTCCTCTGTAATAAAATGCAAGGACCATAAATATGTTGCTccacataaaataaaagtgtgttACTGTTatctatataaaaatattttatgctatAAAGGAGAACCAAAGATAAATTAGGCAATACTCAGGTCATTATAAAATTGTTTACTTAGCCAAATGAGCTAACACGGGTCTCCAGGTAGGTGATGAGCAGTTCAGACAAAGCAGGGCTGGCAAGTCCCAAGGCCTTGCAGAGCTGGAAGGAGCTGGTGCCTTGCTACCAGCCATGGCAGTGCTGTATTTATCGTGCCATCAGCAGGGACCTGCACTCAGGGACTACCTGGAAGGAGAGCCCAAATTTTCCAGAGAACAATCAGTAAGGACAGCTACTTATATATAGTCTTATACATACTTTGTATATGGTCTTGGCAAGTCTGAGAAATGGGGTATGagaaagcttttactttttttttcacattttctaacCAGCCCAGTTCACATAATTCAGCCTGATTGGATTTTGCTTTCGCAAATATCAATCATTTTTAACTACCTGGAGTCTGACAAATGATTGCCTGACTGAGTGCTATACATTTACACAGGACTCTGAGTGTAACTGTAGAACTCAGCACTTGCTTCTCAGGCAGTATTACACTCAGTTTTGTACCAAAAACCTATTACCAGATTATGGAGAAGTTCTGACATATAAGCAAGGTCTCACTCAGTGATAAAACATCATCTTTCTCATGGCTAGTGCTTGTTCTGCAGACAACAGTGAGTACCTAAAATGCATGGAGGGAAAATGAGGGCATACAGTGCTGCCACAATGCAATACTAACATATTTACATTACATCTGAACCAGTAACAAAActgtgaaatggaaaaactCACGAAAGCAACACGTGCTTCAGTTTAAGAACCATACACTCAGTGGTGCTGCCACTCAACCACATCCAGGTTTTACACCACTTTTCACTGGGCAAACCCAACCGCACTGCAGTTTTCAGGCCCTGTGGATCAATATAATGGTGCAATAAATGACACAGTCTGTGTTTTAAAGTAAGACATTattggagagaaataaaatgaaaataagaaatgcttCAGTGCCACTGTGCACACAGCAAAAATGTGAACCTTTatgaaaaatggggaaaattaCAAAGCCCTATGATTTCAAATATTCAGTGCTTTAGATCATTCACAGTTGGAGTTGCTGCTTTGTATTAACCTTCAGTCTTAATGTGTTTTGTACAATTTATATTGTACCTTTCAAAAAATACCTAAAAACCTTTAagacttaaaaattattttctaactaCATTTAAACATACTCCATTCATTGCTTCCATTTTATCCTTCTTTACAGTTGCTACCACACGGCTCTTGGCAAGCATAAGAGCtccatttaatttataaattaattaaagtaaaaatcttCTAACAGAGCTGCTGACAGGCTTCTGATTTTCAGAGCTCCAATCAAAGAATAATTCTGAACACTTCTGTTGTAGACTATATTTGTAAGCAAACAATCAAAATGTTAACTACTTTCACAAGTGAAGGCAGAACTTCAGAATTTTGGGTTAATGTTCATGTATACAATATTACTTGATTATAAGGCACTccttaaaaaatttaaaaagtccCTCAGGGTCTGGAAGTGCACAGTATCAAGTGCCTCTAATACACAAGTCTGATTTTCAATGAGGAAGAACAAATTAGGTTAAGCATATTAGAAGCACAGTTCAACTCTAAGCACTGAATTCCGTAATACTACTGCAGTATCAATATTTatacttaatttaaaataaacattccaGAGAACAAGGTTCTGGGACTAACCACATTTTATAGATGGCTATAAGGTACAGTTCTGCCTCCAGCTAGCTTTAAATGACTTAGTTGCAAATGCAGCTGTTACTAATATTTAACCAGAAACTAATTTTTCAAATAGCTGCTCTTAGTAggtaacaaaaattaaatattctattCAAAAGGATGCTCTCTGCCACAAAGCAGCActggctgaaaacaaaacaaaacaaacaaacaaaaaacaacacacacgtgcaaaaacaaacaaaacaaaacacatgcttTCTGGATAACCACAATCAGTCATCATACAGCTGATCaattaatttgaagaaaatcacATTCATGCATTTCATGTACAGGTATAGATAGCAAGGATCTGTTTTtacatcccctttccctttgaacTCACAAGACTGATGACAAATGCACACTTGACAGTGCTCATGTGCAGCAGGTTCCTTCATTCCTGTTCATGctaacatgaaaataaaacgTTCAACAATTCAACAGAAGAATGTTGGTTTTATTAACATGGTTCGAACTTTGTGCCCCTTAGACAGTTTCCCTTGTATACAGACTGACCCGTGGAAAATGCCCACATTTTCATAACTGTGTTACAAATCCAAAGGGAAGACCTCTCCCATAAAGTCAAAAAGTCCAAGCATAACCAGCATGTAATAAGAATTTTATTgaataaatttagaaaaaaatggaacatgAAGACATGAgattaatttctgcttttaagttTTATGAATGTGCAGAATCAAATAACCATGCAAAAAGACATCTCTCCCCCCCAACCGCAATTCAAGACTCTCATTTATAATGGCAAAATTATTAATGCCTTAAAACAGTGTTCCAGACACGTAACTCATTACTTTAAATAGGATCTCTTTCctgaatgaagacaaaaaaatagtAGCAAGAGGGAAAGACAATTGATTAACAGATACAGTACTTAACCAGTAATCATGCCATTTTTAAAGAATGCAAGCAAAAAATGCATCATTACATAGAATAAGTAGATGTTTTTTCAAGGCAAAATTCCTAATATAACTAGTCCCTAAACTACTGAAATGGTGACTTGATAATGCAAGTGTTCCAGAAGATCGTCTTAGAGATGGAAGTTTTTTTTGTGAAGTTACATCAGTGCCATGTAAAATATAACAGAGTATCTGAACAGCCCAGTGCTAACAGCATgtgaacattaaaaatgaactcCAACTCCTCCAGGAAATGTTCTGTTTTAGACATAACAACAGTAGGTAGGAAAATGGGCTTAAGCATGACGAAAAAGATTAAGATTTCTGTTACAAATCCGTGCACCCACACAGTTTTTgtctcattaaaaatgtattgtgaAGTTTTTACATGCCCCTGGTACAATCATATCTGAGACATATAATGTACTGTCTACATGTAATATGCAAACCCATTCTGAAACACAGCATAACTTTTTAAAGTcttataattataaaaatatagcTAGACCACAAGTTAAACAACTTGTTAAATACAGGACAACTCTCAAAACCATGAAGTGGCAAACTGAACTGCACATATCCCAGTACATAACCTTTTGCACTTCCCAATTTAATTTCACTATTATTAAATAGATGACAGCCTACATGAGCAAGACTGTTTAGCTTAGTTCTCAAAATTTGCTTTTGAGAAGCATTATGATTATTTTCATATACCAtagttatattttttccccctgcatttACTAATAAAAGCCAAAGTCAAACCCAATTCTATTGGAAATAGATACCACTAGCCATATCAAGATGTCATTTTGTAAAACACCGGCATGTTTTGATTAAGACTGTTCTGAGCAACCACTATGATCTGCTCAAAGTACTCAAATTCAGCAATACAGCTTTTGCAGCTTGATGATGGATGCACACAAATAGTTATAAAAAGCTGCTAAGAATGCAGTTAAACAAGACTCATGACATAAGCCATCTGAAAGCTTAACTTTTTGAAAATCATCATAAGACATAGAGAAGCAGGCTGCTATTTGTAAAATCCACGCATTTTTGTCTGATATAAactggggttttgtttgctcatgttcttaaatatcttaaataggtgcattttaaaagtgtttataTTGTCATTGAGGTGGAAAAGTTATTATGCAACTCCTGAGGCATCTGTTGTTCCCTGCTGAGAGTATAAACAACAGGAATAGAAGGAATGAATAATAAcgaccacaaaaaaaaaaaaaaaaagcaaaactgaggaCATTGTCTGCAGGAGCTTTCTTCCACTCACTACTACAATGTTGATCCTGCTTCTAGCAGAATCTAGTTTCAAGGAGTATAAAAACAGTTACAGGGTCCCAAAGTCTACAATGTTAAAGCAAAAGTCCATTCATCCAGATTTTGCTCAATTAAGTGCTTAGCATACTCAAGGGTCACAAGGATtgctttaaaattacattttgtttttgaagaaattcTGTTTCCCTTGCagttatttaaatgttaaaaacaaaacagaaaaaaaaacagatgacatGCTGATAGTTACAGGTATCTAGAATTTTTCATCCGCTGAAGTAATTGTTCTTAATATTACACTAATATAAGCTCCCGTTGTTGGCTCAGAACTCAGTGGGGAACACCTGAACAATTTTTAGATGAGCAACTGCAGGCATACATTTTTGTAAGCTTGTACTTCACTGCACGTGgtgttttcaaatgtatttatttttgtttaaaaggaaTTATTAGAATTTGATGGAATTTTTCAAGCAGAACTTGGCACTTGAATTTTTAATAGGGGCCCAAAGGAGTAAGCAACCACACTTCCTCCAAATCAATAAGGAAAAAGGTAAAGAAGCTCTAAAACAGATTTCAACACCAGTGTTACTTTTTTGGTGTTTGGGGCTGGTTTCTTCAGTAATGTGTATGTTACTACTTCAAGAATTTCAAGTACTGCCGAAGACAGAACTCTGAACTCAACACAAATTATACCTGTTGGAAACACTAAGATTCTGAGAAATCCATATTGACTTCAGAATGCCTTCACTACTTTCACTGTTTCTCTTGGACTCATTTCAGGTCTGCCAAGGTAGACAGATGAGCATCACCACATTCCACAGCCCacaaggctttttgtttgtatatttacattttggcacaataaataataatatatattttggttGACTTACacattaaagcatttttatttcagctacaATCTAAAATTAAGGAACGATTTCAAGCAGAAATAGAAAGCAATATCACTGCATGAATTATTCCTTAGACAGAAGTCTAAGACAGAAGTCTTTAAAACTATCCTGTTTTCAGCTACAAATCATTATTGCTGCAGAACTGGAAACAAATTTAAGGTCCTGATTTCAAATTACAATTTTGCTTATGCTCttcaaaaaggtattttaaaaatattttagcttaaCAGTACGATTATGATTTGAGACGGGCATTTTAAagcttgttgtttgtttctcctaAGATTTCAGTTATTCCGTAAATTTAGTTCCTAGATTACCATCCTTGGGAAAAAGAGCTCTGCATATCTACATAGAAAGGATTTTCCCAAGATACCTACAGTGCATATTGTCTTCTCCTCCTAAAAATATCCACTCTGAGAAAATTCATAGTTTTGAATGTTGCAGAATAGGACCGAATACATATTGTAAAGACTGTCAAATATATACAGTAGCTGGGTAACTTTACAATATTCTGCAGTTTGTGTATTTTCTACAGCTGAGATGCTGTTATTCAGCCATATTCACTGTCCGCTcatgtttacatttaaaaattcaagtATCAAAGTTAGGAGAATAGGAAAAATCCCCTCTTGCCAtctttgttcttattttaatcTGATTTGCTTTTATACCTGAAAGACAGCAAGTATCGGGAAATACTGAAACACTTActaaaataccttttattttatacCTCTACAGCCAGCAGATATTGAAACAAACATTAGTTTCAGCAGACAAAAATGGAAGTCTACAAGTGTTctttcacatttgttttcatgtgcctttttattttagatgTGGAATTGCATGTTTATCACTTCAAAAACTCAGATCTGTAATACTGTATGCTTTATAATGAAGAGTGCTGAATTGAACATACTACCAAGCAGATCCAGTCTAAACAGAAGACTTGAAAAATTAACACACACTGTGTACTGAAAGCTTATCTGTTTGGGTAGTCAGTGCATAGTAGGTAAGGTTGTAAACACAGGGCAATAGCTCTTATTTTAAATTCCCATTGAGACGCTCCAGCTAGAATAAATACACTCACGGAAGCAAGAGCAGAAGAACCAGCTATTACTCTTCAAGTTGACACCCTCATttactgtgcatttttttttttttgtagagtgGAACATAAGGtctagcattaaaaaaaaaagttatctatATAAAAGTTAAATACTTGATTACAGTAGCAAGTCACCACTTCAGGATGGGATATATCGTGTCTCTTGGAATTATTATTGATCtgaattctctttcttttgttctgtgttgGATACTGGTAATTCAAGACTTGCCCATAATAAAGGCTCTGCTTTTCTCATAGTAACTTCAATCTTTGTAGCTGTCATGTTCACATAACTCCTCTTTACATCAATTacctgaaagagaaaacacGTCACACCTCACTTTACAAAACTGAATTAAGTTCAGAAGAGTACCTTATCACTAGACTTCATCAGATGTTTAGGTAGATGGAGTTCCCTCTTATCTGGAAAAGCCAGCCCTTTCCCGCTCCCAAGCTATGAACATGTATGTACAATATAAATATAGGTCTAATGCATACATAAAACAGTAATTACATAACATTAAGAGTTTTTATCTAACACCACTATCGTATTTAGGATAGAATCTTAGGACAAATTGGGTTGGCGGGAATCTCGAGAGGTCACCTTGTCTAACCTTCCACTCAAATAAGAGTCGATGCCAGGCCCAGTCACTTGAGGCACTAGATTTTGATTTACATTTAATTACTGAATGacatgcaatttattttttttttcaataagtaacaaggaaaacaactgcttttataGAGAAGCAGCTAAGGGTTTGTGGTATTGTTAgttttgtggtgtgttttttatttaaaaatagaaacaatgtTTTATACTTACTCCCCATAATTTCACATTGCGATGaaattccttttctccttcaaatacaatatgaatatttaacttaaaaaggaaaaacaacagaaaattttgTCAGGCTAGTAAGACATGAGACACCTCAAgtatatttatgtaaaatatatcaTATTAGGACTCAGATCCTACAACAAACAAAGTGATCAAACTGTCCCTCATACACAGAAGTGGAAAATACATTCTAATAGATTGTGTTGAAGTATCTTAGTCTGTGTACCATAGTGGCCATATAGACCTACTGcaagttctttcattttttccaaatgaatgaTTAAGAAATCACAGAAGTATCATTTTAACACTTGTTTAATATGACTACCCATGGAAGTGCACACTAGCAAGAACAATATTCAATTACTTTAAGccaaatacaatgaaattaCAAATCTATTATTATTTACACATGTGATGATGGAATTCCATCATTccataaataaagcagaagctgtatttttctaaCTTCAGGCTTCTGTACAAATTAGAAAGGAATCACCTATTAAAGTAGGAACTCACCATTGTACTATTTGCTTCTACATAGCTCAGATCAGGAACAGAATTTTTAGCATATATTGAAATAGTAACTTCTCCTCCAGTCTGGTGCCAATCATGCCTGCACGGAACTACCTTCTTTCCctatataaataaaaggttacagggaaaaaataatattcaggaGTATTAATCAGAATTAAATCCTGGGACTATTTTAACAGCCATTAAACATAGCTAGCATAGGAATATACCCTGTGTTCAAATGAGAGTGCAAATctctatttatatttattataaaacaacaacaaaaagaaaaccaactaTATTCTTTATTTCAGATACTGGACCCTGACATACAATAGCAGTGAGGAAAACAGTGTTCAGGAGATAGACTATGGTAAGAAGCAGGAACACTGATGGAATGAAAGTAACATGTTCTCCTTTACAAAACTAGAGTTATACAGCAGACAGtgggaagaaatgaaacaaagaaagcaggGACTCCAATCGGCTAGAAGCCCATTATCTCAATATGCACACATTTAATGAATAGTTTCTTAATGTGAGTGAATTCTTTACAAGAACGCTCTTCTGCTTTAGGCTTAGCACTTCAGcttcctccccccctttttaatATCTGAAACTACTGCTTTAACATGAATCTTCAAAGCAAGCAGCAATTCTCTGAACGAGAAAGACGTCGATGGCACCCTCTTACAatacatctttcattttcttttgttaactGATCCTGATGTCTGCAGTATCAAGAATTTGAAGAATATATTCATGATAGGAATTGTGTGTTCATCTGCATCCAACATGcgaacagcttttttttttttttttttttttttttttaaagaaagcactCAGTTCCATTATTAAATTCTGAGATATTCTCTGAGAACCTTTTAAACCttgaatggaaatattttgtactttttaattctgcatttttttttccaacatctCAATGCTATAAACTAAGAAGCTCTCTATTTGCTCTACTAGTAGTCAAACCAAGACATCCAGTATGCTTCAAAGCAGAAAACCAGACATGTAAACAGAACCCAAATTCTGTTGAGAGTCCAAAAGAGACCCTTCTATACACATCCCTCCCCCAAATTGGGTAACATCACAGACTTTATCTGCCCTGCTATAGCACAAACGTTAATGCTACTCACTGCATCCTTTTTAGTCCATACGTGTGTTCCTGTTGTGCAGCCTTCTTGAGCTAAAAATGTATTGAAGTCAGACGTTTTCCTTTTACAGCAGCTCCAATACTTCATCCTTTAAAGTTTGCAAAGAAGGTAATTAACAAACAATATTTAGGACACTATTGTTAATACTTAAGATCTTTCCTCCTTATGCAATATTACCATTAATTTAGGAGACCCTTTTCAATCACTGCCATTTTCGACTGTTAGAAACAGAGAATGAAAACAAGGTAACACCTACAAAGAAAGCAGTAACAGGTAACAGACTAATTAAAAATCAAGCTAACTGAATACTAACCCTTCGTGGAATATAGGTACACCAGAATGGTATATACACACATCTTCAGTGCTGTGCGGTCCTTGGTAtgtctggtaaaaaaaaaaaaaaaagcaaagcatttagTTTACTATTATAGGAAGTGGAccaaagggttaaaaaaaaaagtgttcataaAGATCACTTTATCTCAGAGATATCCACCTTTAAAAATGCTCTgaaaattcagagaaagaaagtaCTTCAAAGGAAATACATTAAAGTTGCATGGTCCAGCACAAATCGATTTTCCATTCCTTTACTCAGTTTTCAGGACAAGGAACTGAACATAtggcctcgagttgtgccaggAGTGGTTAGACTGGATACCAGAAACAATTTCTTCATGAAGAGGGTGGTCA includes the following:
- the CHORDC1 gene encoding cysteine and histidine-rich domain-containing protein 1; translation: MSLLCYNRGCGQRFDPETNTEDSCTYHPGVPVFHDALKGWSCCKRRTTDFSDFLSIVGCTKGHHNSEKPPEPVKPEVKTTSERKELAELKPKFQEHIIKAPKPLETIKRPSPDEPMTNLQLKVSASLKQALDKLKLSSENEEKKEEESDEIKIGTACKNAGCSKTYQGPHSTEDVCIYHSGVPIFHEGMKYWSCCKRKTSDFNTFLAQEGCTTGTHVWTKKDAGKKVVPCRHDWHQTGGEVTISIYAKNSVPDLSYVEANSTMLNIHIVFEGEKEFHRNVKLWGVIDVKRSYVNMTATKIEVTMRKAEPLLWASLELPVSNTEQKKENSDQ